The genomic region ttgttcgcttccTCGACGCCATTTTCCCACTCGGTTGAGATCAGTAAAGGCTTGTTTGGTGTGGCATTTTCACACCCCGAGTGCGAAAGGCAAAGatggttgaaaaatattaGTGCAAAGGGAGTGGAGCAGGGTAGACAGGACCGGGGAGGGGGCAGTGTCGGCCACTCCGCCGTAATTAGTCGAAGCACCCCGGTTAGCCGGTTCCTTCGAACTATACAGAGCGGGCGCCTTTGGCGTACGATATCTCGACCATTTAGCTCTCCCACGGACTCCGGGAGCGTCGTCGTGCGAAAAAACTCATAAAGCACCACGATAATTAAAGATAAAAACGGCGGAAATGAGTGTAAAAAAGTTGAATTGCTTCCGAGGAGCCCAAGGGTTGGCGCGGGTCGTCGGCTTGGGAGCTACCGGCGCTGATGGCGCTgaacttttcgtttcgttcggttcATTGTCGGTGTCCCACCGGCTTATGGCGGGTTGGTTCGCGCATCCCTCCCCGGAGCACCCTGTCCGGGGAGGAGGGGAAAGTGTAGTTGAATGAAAGCTGATGTACACTTGCCCCGCGGATGCACCGCTTGGTGGGTAATTTTGGGAAAAGTTGGCCAAATTTGCTAGTTACCTTCCGGCCAGCTCGCCGGAACTTCGCAACTAGCTGCTGTTTATTATGTAACGTTTCCGGAGCTGCTTGTTTTTGCGGGATTATCGAGATTGGGGTGTGTTTTTGCTCTCGTAAATATAGTCAAATAATTACTGGTGCTCTGGGAAAGTTGGGGCAACTGTGCTCACCGCTGTTTGATTGTGTGATTAAAACAAGATGGTTAGACGGCGAAAACATTCGATTATTGGAATCGAATAAAATATAATGTGATAATACTATCGGATGGCCAAAGATCGACCATTTCAAAACGGGACTTTAGACTTTATCTTAACTACTCCAAAACTTCTCCCACGCAAATCGCATACTTAGATCGTCCATGGATAAGCACTAACGCTCTCCGTTCATCACTGACAGGGTACCCAATCGGACGCTACATCGGTCACCCTGCGGGGCGTAACGCGTGACCTCACCGGCCAGTTCCAGTGCGAGGTATCCGAGGATGCGCCACTGTTCCACACCGACATCCGGCAGGCCCGCATGCAAGTCGTCGAGCTGCCGAAGGAGGACCCCCAGATGCAGCTGGACAAGACGCACATCACCACGCTGGACAGCTTCCGGTCCGTCTGCACCGTGGGGACCTCCTTTCCGGCGGCCAACATAACCTGGTACATCAACTCGAAGCGGGTAAGTTCGCGAGTTTGTGCTTTGAAGACCACCAGTTTCTAATTAAGCGAACAAAATCAATCCTAAATATGGCGGTTTTAGTTATTTCATAGTAAGTTTGATTAAGAGTTTTGTACACCATTCAATGTTAACCGGGAATGTTGGGAGATACGGACATACATATGTGTTCTCAATATCTCAAGGGCACAGGCTTAATACTAATATGAACAAAAGTGAAATAATTTCTTGATGAGTAAAATTGTTaggaaataatttgaaataaaagaaaataattgatacaCATTCCTTGATAAACCGCATCTTAGCCAGGGAGATATACATAACATTTCTTCGTATTCTTCAAAGAAATGATAATTAATTTGCTATTGaattcaaacatgtttttttcaatctttggaattttttttaatacgcACTGTAAACGGTAAAAAGTCAGCcttattaatatttatttaaaattcatacTAAACTCTAATATTAGAAAAGACCTCTTTTTGACCaataagaatttgaaaattgataggAAGTATCTCCTAACACACCAAAGAGTGCTTTCCGGTACAATTTTCGTATTTATGGTGTTCTCATACCATGGATATCCAATATGTCCTCCAGTCCAGATGGAGACCTTCCCGATAGTTTTATCCCACAGTTTTCCACTATCGTGCGGCGAATGTTCTCCCGTCGGCCTAACGCTTGTGTactaattttctttgtttgtctACTTTCCTTCCCCTCCACCCCTCCAACCTCCTCACCCATGCCTCGTCAATATGCTGGCGAATCCCTTCCGGGTGTATTGTAACGGAATCGTCCAATCAAACCGTATCGGCACGCCAGATCCATCGGACGCCGTACCAGCGCATCACGTACCGGTCGTACGAGGGTACGCCGACGTTCTCGTCGCTCGAAATGCTCCCGCACAGCCAGGTGCTGCAGGACATCTACCAGTCGATGCCACCGTTCCACACCAGCCTCACGGTGATGTGCGAGATCTCGATCCTGCACATCTACACCAAGAGCGTCCAGCAGCGCATTCTGGTGAGCGACCTGGTGACCACCATCTCGCCCAACCTGCTCGGTCTGGACGGGTCGAACAATCGGCGGAAAAACAACGGCGACCCGGACAACTCCCCGCTTACCGGTGCCGCCCCCCGGCCCCCGGTTGGGCCCTCGGCGTGGCTACCATTGtttgtgctgctgttgccCTCCCTCTGGATTGCCGCCAACGCCATCGTCCCCCATCAGCTGCCGGTTCCGACGGATCGCATTTCCGGCGTGTGATTGGCCACCGGGTGGAGCCTGTAAATAGGAACGCAACGCAACtcgacagcaaaaaaaaaacacacaggacacacaaacacaacaataGTGCGAAACATCCTGTGCTGGTTGTTATGCCGATAAACATAATACTTGTAGTAGAAATGATACTCAGTGTACGAACAAAACTAAATACAAAATTGATACATCCCGGTCGGTAGAAACTACCTGTTTACCTTTTCTGTTTCGGTTCAGCTTCCCGCAAGTAGGAGGATCGTTTCCACACCGTATCGGTCGGCGAGACTTATTATGAAACCGTAGGTCCCCGGCATGATGTAAAACAACAATAATTGTATGCCGCattgcaaagaaaaataaacatgtttcGATCTCATTTCCCGCAActagaacaaaacaacaacagaagaagaaaaaaaacaggggaaAGAAAAGCTCCAGGGCAGGTATGTGTGTATATTGTATATGTATTTGAGCTTTCtattccaaaacaaacattcagaTGTACATTGAATCGAGATCGGATTGCAAAAGTGGACAAATGCGCGTGATGACACGCGCGGAGAAATAAAAAGCTATGTCCGATCGCTTCAGCACGCTGCAAAAATCGTAGGTTCGAAAAGAgagaaacattgtttttctcGTGTGCGTtgtgacaaacaaaaacctgcgCCAGGTCAGTAACGATTGCTGTAATAATCACAGAGTATtaagaattaaataaaacacgtTCCCCTACCATGTGCCGCTTGTGTTAGGTTTTTCCCGTTTTACAAATagataaaatcaattttactttgcaaCGGTACGTCGTGCAGGAAAACATAGGAAAAGCAAACACTAAAAAGTAGTTGAATCAAACAGTTGGAAGGCTTAAGCAGTTTATAGTTTTCGGTTACATAAGGACGTTTAATTTTCCTACCGCGGCTAAAGGCCAGCCATGGACGGACACGCGCGTGTCCACGGTGTAGTTTTATACCACTAAATTGActgtataaacaaacaaacaaacaaacaaacaactttctaTCACTCAAACATTCAGCGTTGTGGAAGCTTGGTTCAAAATTTAGTAAGGACACAATCGGAAGCACCAATACCCTAAGGGTGTTGCAGCTTTTGGGTGCATGGGGTGGGCTTCGCTGTACAAACCAATCCACAACGGGGGGGCATAGGGCAGCAGTAGTACACTTGAAATTACTATGCAAATTTAGTTAAAATATGCTCCGATTCATATAGCGCGTGCCGTAAAATATGTTGCGAGCAACAAACAGGGAGTTTTGTGGTGGGGCGCATTAGTTTGTAGCGTAAACGAGATGTAGAGTAACGGCTGGGGAGTGTGGCGGCATGGGGGGGAAAACAGGAAATGCCTCCGGGACAGTTGTTAGTAAGTGGGACTGTTTTCCCGCAGCATATGCGAAACTTGTAAGTATTACTATTTGTTAGCAAACCTAAATGTACTGGGAATaatcaataaaaagaaattaacaaaaaaaaaaaaacagaaactcaGCAGGAAAATAGGAGCAgatgacaaaacaaaagaatggaCGGAGATTACGAGAAAGAggaaaatggtaaataaaaattcgTGTTGATTAGATTGTTACTTTCGCCTTTCTTTTATGATTCGCAACATTCCAAACGAAACCGGCGCAAAGTGAATGTGAAGAATAGGAAGCATTTGTGTTTTGCAATCCAACATTATACTCTACCCCGAGTGATTGACATTGACCGTCAATTGATGATGCATTAGTTTGAGCCTCAGTGGAGCTAATGTTAGCGCCGGCAGCTGGCGTCACGGCGTAAAGGACGGTATAGTTAGCTTTGCCTAGTCCCACCAGCAGGCAGAACATACGGTACTTTAAACTCCACACCACATTACGGCAACGAAAAACCACTAGTCTAGGGCATTGAAAATGATCGCTTGATGGAAGGAAGTAACCTGCAGTGTGGGAGGATGAGGGCAGCACAGTAGCTAATGATGGCGACAGTGGCAGCAAATGATAAACTACCGACTAAAATACACTAGAACAGGTGAGcaagaacaaataaaacaggatGCATCGGTCCACAAGGACGCAAGGAGAAATTTACTGCATAACAAAATGCTCAATAATGAACAtgcaaacaataacaaacaaacaaacaaacaaacaatccaacaaacaaacaaacaaacaaacgaacaaacaaaaaaacaaaacaaacaaaaaagatggATTGAAAAATCAG from Anopheles coustani chromosome 3, idAnoCousDA_361_x.2, whole genome shotgun sequence harbors:
- the LOC131272585 gene encoding uncharacterized protein LOC131272585; the protein is MAPQTKPITGALGNYQVDGVEIVHQRLSELRYTMSRRRQSGHGWFGSFVVCLIALTELISNVRSLKDLKIFVPEAVIMGNAATLSCQFELEKASLYSVRWYFESEEFYRYVPKESPPARTFPVSGITVDGTQSDATSVTLRGVTRDLTGQFQCEVSEDAPLFHTDIRQARMQVVELPKEDPQMQLDKTHITTLDSFRSVCTVGTSFPAANITWYINSKRIHRTPYQRITYRSYEGTPTFSSLEMLPHSQVLQDIYQSMPPFHTSLTVMCEISILHIYTKSVQQRILVSDLVTTISPNLLGLDGSNNRRKNNGDPDNSPLTGAAPRPPVGPSAWLPLFVLLLPSLWIAANAIVPHQLPVPTDRISGV